The Streptomyces nitrosporeus genome includes a window with the following:
- the rho gene encoding transcription termination factor Rho — translation MSDTTDLMGVTADKNVDSAAPAEGAATGTTSRRRRSGTGLEGMVLAELQQVASGLGIRGTARMRKGQLIEVIKEAQAGGTAAPKAAAKTAAAPAEDGGKPKRRATSKARTGDESAPAPAEKAAQQQIDIPGQPASDDQPAGERRRRRATAQAGSPETKAEAPRAETASEPQAEPKAESRQDRGDERAESKGDAKAEPAADTAEGRRGDRQDGRQEGRRGDRGDRGDRGDRRDRQRDRRGKGDDQGQQQGGGRRQGQQQQGGGQQDDGYDDEGGRRGRRGRYRDRRGRRGRDDFATDVQVADDDVLIPVAGILDILDNYAFIRTSGYLPGPNDVYVSLAQVRKNGLRKGDHVTGAVRQPKDGERREKFNALVRLDSVNGMAPETGRGRPEFQKLTPLYPQDRLRLETDSNVLTTRIIDLVAPIGKGQRGLIVAPPKTGKTMILQAIANAITVNSPECHLMVVLVDERPEEVTDMQRSVKGEVISSTFDRPAEDHTTVAELAIERAKRLVELGHDVVVLLDSITRLGRAYNLAAPASGRILSGGVDSTALYPPKRFFGAARNIEDGGSLTILATALVETGSRMDEVIFEEFKGTGNMELKLDRKLSDKRIFPAVDVDASSTRKEEILLGGEELAIVWKLRRVLHALDQQQAIELLLDRMKKTQSNAEFLLQIQKTTPAPGNGND, via the coding sequence GTGAGCGACACCACCGATCTGATGGGCGTGACTGCCGACAAGAACGTCGACAGCGCCGCGCCCGCCGAAGGTGCTGCCACTGGCACCACCTCACGGCGCCGCCGCTCCGGCACCGGCCTCGAGGGCATGGTCCTGGCCGAGCTGCAGCAGGTCGCGTCCGGCCTCGGCATCAGGGGAACTGCGCGGATGCGCAAGGGCCAGCTGATCGAGGTCATCAAGGAGGCGCAGGCCGGCGGTACGGCCGCGCCCAAGGCCGCCGCCAAGACCGCCGCCGCGCCCGCCGAGGACGGTGGCAAGCCCAAGCGGCGTGCCACCTCCAAGGCCCGCACCGGTGACGAGAGCGCCCCGGCCCCGGCCGAGAAGGCCGCCCAGCAGCAGATCGACATCCCGGGCCAGCCGGCCAGCGACGACCAGCCCGCGGGCGAGCGCCGCCGCCGCCGGGCGACCGCGCAGGCGGGCAGCCCCGAGACCAAGGCCGAGGCGCCCCGCGCCGAGACCGCGTCCGAGCCGCAGGCCGAGCCGAAGGCCGAGAGCCGCCAGGACCGCGGCGACGAGCGCGCGGAGTCCAAGGGCGACGCCAAGGCCGAGCCCGCCGCCGACACCGCGGAGGGCCGCCGCGGCGACCGTCAGGACGGCCGCCAGGAAGGCCGCCGTGGCGACCGCGGTGACCGTGGCGACCGCGGTGACCGCCGTGACCGCCAGCGCGACCGCCGCGGCAAGGGCGACGACCAGGGCCAGCAGCAGGGCGGCGGACGCCGCCAGGGCCAGCAGCAGCAGGGCGGCGGCCAGCAGGACGACGGTTACGACGACGAGGGCGGCCGGCGCGGACGCCGTGGCCGCTACCGCGACCGCCGCGGCCGCCGTGGCCGCGACGACTTCGCGACCGACGTCCAGGTGGCCGACGACGACGTCCTGATCCCCGTCGCGGGCATCCTCGACATCCTGGACAACTACGCCTTCATCCGGACCTCCGGTTACCTCCCGGGCCCGAACGACGTGTACGTCTCGCTGGCCCAGGTCCGCAAGAACGGCCTGCGCAAGGGCGACCACGTCACCGGTGCGGTGCGCCAGCCCAAGGACGGCGAGCGCCGCGAGAAGTTCAACGCGCTGGTCCGCCTCGACTCGGTGAACGGCATGGCGCCGGAGACCGGCCGCGGCCGGCCCGAGTTCCAGAAGCTGACCCCGCTGTACCCGCAGGACAGGCTCCGCCTGGAGACCGACTCCAACGTCCTGACCACCCGGATCATCGACCTGGTGGCCCCGATCGGCAAGGGCCAGCGCGGCCTGATCGTGGCCCCGCCGAAGACCGGTAAGACCATGATCCTCCAGGCCATCGCCAACGCGATCACGGTCAACAGCCCCGAGTGCCACCTGATGGTCGTCCTGGTCGACGAGCGTCCGGAAGAGGTCACCGACATGCAGCGGTCGGTGAAGGGCGAGGTCATCTCCTCGACCTTCGACCGCCCCGCCGAGGACCACACCACCGTCGCCGAACTGGCCATCGAGCGCGCCAAGCGTCTCGTGGAGCTGGGCCACGACGTGGTGGTCCTGCTGGACTCGATCACCCGTCTGGGCCGCGCCTACAACCTGGCGGCCCCGGCCTCCGGACGCATCCTGTCCGGTGGTGTCGACTCCACCGCGCTGTACCCGCCGAAGCGCTTCTTCGGTGCCGCGCGCAACATCGAGGACGGCGGCTCGCTGACCATCCTGGCCACCGCGCTCGTCGAGACCGGCTCGCGCATGGACGAGGTGATCTTCGAGGAGTTCAAGGGCACCGGCAACATGGAGCTCAAGCTGGACCGGAAGCTCTCGGACAAGCGCATCTTCCCGGCGGTGGACGTCGACGCGTCCAGCACCCGCAAGGAGGAGATCCTGCTCGGCGGCGAGGAGCTCGCCATCGTCTGGAAGCTGCGCCGGGTGCTGCACGCCCTGGACCAGCAGCAGGCGATCGAACTGCTCCTGGACCGCATGAAGAAGACGCAGTCCAACGCGGAGTTCCTGCTCCAGATCCAGAAGACGACGCCGGCGCCGGGCAACGGCAACGACTGA
- the lysA gene encoding diaminopimelate decarboxylase, with protein sequence MSRSAHPAGPRHADVLPEGHWTAPATDLNVLDEKVWSRTVTRDADGALTVGGIEVAKLAEEFGTPAYILDESDFRARCRAWADAFGADADVFYAGKAFLSRAVVRWLREEGLNLDVCSGGELATALDAGMPAERIAFHGNNKTVAEIERAVGAGVGRIVLDSFQEIARVAHTAQRLGRRQRVQIRVTVGVEAHTHEFIATAHEDQKFGIALADGQAAEAVRRALTLDGLELVGIHSHIGSQIFDMAGFEVSARRVVQLLAEIRDEHGVELPEIDLGGGLGIAYTSEDDPREPHEIAKSLGDIVTRECEAAGLATPRISVEPGRAIVGPTAFTLYEVGTIKPLEGLRTYVSVDGGMSDNIRTALYDAEYSVSLVSRSSDADPMLVRVVGKHCESGDIVVKDAFLPADLAPGDLIAVPATGAYCRSMASNYNHALRPPVVAVRDGQARVIVRRETEEDLLRLDVG encoded by the coding sequence ATGAGCCGATCCGCACACCCCGCCGGACCCCGCCACGCCGACGTCCTCCCCGAGGGCCACTGGACCGCCCCGGCCACCGACCTCAACGTGCTGGACGAGAAGGTCTGGTCCCGGACCGTCACCCGCGACGCCGACGGCGCCCTCACCGTCGGAGGGATCGAAGTCGCCAAGCTGGCGGAGGAGTTCGGGACCCCGGCGTACATCCTCGACGAGAGCGACTTCCGCGCCCGGTGCCGCGCCTGGGCGGACGCCTTCGGCGCCGACGCGGACGTCTTCTACGCCGGCAAGGCCTTCCTGTCGCGCGCCGTCGTGCGCTGGCTCAGGGAAGAGGGGCTGAACCTCGACGTCTGCTCCGGCGGCGAGCTGGCCACCGCCCTGGACGCCGGGATGCCCGCCGAGCGCATCGCCTTCCACGGCAACAACAAGACCGTCGCCGAGATCGAGCGGGCCGTCGGGGCCGGTGTCGGCCGGATCGTGCTCGACTCCTTCCAGGAGATCGCCCGGGTCGCTCACACCGCCCAGCGGCTCGGCAGGCGCCAGCGCGTCCAGATCCGCGTCACCGTCGGGGTCGAGGCCCACACCCACGAGTTCATCGCCACCGCGCACGAGGACCAGAAGTTCGGCATCGCGCTCGCCGACGGTCAGGCCGCCGAAGCCGTCCGCAGGGCGCTCACGCTCGACGGCCTCGAACTCGTCGGCATCCACTCGCACATCGGCTCGCAGATCTTCGACATGGCCGGCTTCGAGGTCTCCGCGCGGCGCGTCGTCCAGCTGCTCGCCGAGATCCGCGACGAACACGGCGTGGAACTGCCCGAGATCGACCTCGGCGGCGGGCTCGGCATCGCGTACACCTCCGAGGACGACCCCCGCGAGCCCCACGAGATCGCCAAGTCGCTCGGCGACATCGTCACCCGCGAGTGCGAGGCGGCCGGGCTCGCCACCCCGCGCATCTCCGTCGAGCCGGGCCGCGCCATCGTCGGCCCCACCGCCTTCACCCTCTACGAGGTCGGCACCATCAAGCCCCTGGAGGGCCTGCGCACCTACGTCAGCGTCGACGGCGGCATGTCGGACAACATCCGTACCGCCCTCTACGACGCCGAGTACAGCGTCTCCCTCGTCTCGCGCAGCTCGGACGCCGACCCCATGCTGGTCCGGGTCGTCGGCAAGCACTGCGAGAGCGGCGACATCGTGGTCAAGGACGCGTTCCTGCCGGCCGACCTGGCCCCCGGCGACCTGATCGCCGTGCCCGCCACCGGCGCGTACTGCCGCTCCATGGCGAGCAACTACAACCACGCCCTGCGCCCGCCCGTCGTCGCCGTGCGCGACGGGCAGGCCCGGGTGATCGTCCGGCGCGAGACGGAGGAAGATCTCCTGCGCCTCGATGTCGGGTGA
- the thrC gene encoding threonine synthase, with the protein MTSKGTHQWRGIIEEYRDRLPVTDATPVVTLREGGTPLVPAQVLSERTGCEVHLKVEGANPTGSFKDRGMTMAITRAKEEGAQAVICASTGNTSASAAAYAVRAGMVCAVLVPQGKIALGKMGQALVHGAKILQVDGNFDDCLTLARGLSDNYPVALVNSVNPVRIEGQKTAAFEIVDMLGDAPDIHVLPVGNAGNITAYWKGYTEYARDAVATRTPRMWGFQASGSAPIVRGEIVKDPATIATAIRIGNPASWNYALAARDESGGFIDEVTDRQILSAYRLLAAQEGVFVEPASAASVAGLLKAAEEGKVDPGQKIVCTVTGNGLKDPDWAVAGAPQPVTVPVDAAAAAEKLGLA; encoded by the coding sequence ATGACCAGCAAGGGCACCCACCAGTGGCGCGGCATCATCGAGGAGTACCGGGACCGCCTCCCGGTCACGGACGCGACGCCAGTCGTCACGCTCCGTGAGGGTGGCACGCCGCTCGTCCCGGCGCAGGTCCTCTCCGAGCGCACGGGCTGCGAGGTGCACCTCAAGGTCGAGGGCGCCAACCCCACCGGGTCGTTCAAGGACCGCGGGATGACCATGGCGATCACCCGGGCCAAGGAGGAGGGCGCGCAGGCCGTCATCTGCGCCTCCACCGGCAACACCTCCGCCTCCGCCGCCGCCTACGCGGTGCGGGCCGGCATGGTCTGCGCCGTCCTCGTCCCCCAGGGCAAGATCGCGCTCGGCAAGATGGGGCAGGCGCTCGTCCACGGCGCGAAGATCCTCCAGGTCGACGGCAACTTCGACGACTGCCTCACGCTGGCCCGCGGCCTCTCCGACAACTACCCGGTGGCCCTGGTCAATTCGGTCAACCCGGTCCGGATCGAGGGCCAGAAGACCGCCGCCTTCGAGATCGTCGACATGCTCGGCGACGCCCCCGACATCCATGTGCTGCCGGTCGGCAACGCGGGCAACATCACGGCCTACTGGAAGGGCTACACGGAGTACGCGCGCGACGCGGTCGCCACGCGCACCCCGCGCATGTGGGGCTTCCAGGCGTCCGGGTCCGCGCCCATCGTGCGCGGTGAGATCGTGAAGGACCCGGCGACCATCGCCACCGCGATCCGTATCGGCAACCCGGCCTCCTGGAACTACGCCCTGGCGGCCCGGGACGAGTCGGGCGGCTTCATCGACGAAGTGACCGACCGTCAGATCCTGTCCGCCTACCGCCTCTTGGCGGCCCAGGAGGGCGTCTTCGTGGAGCCCGCCTCGGCGGCCTCGGTGGCCGGTCTGCTCAAGGCCGCCGAAGAGGGCAAGGTCGACCCCGGCCAGAAGATCGTCTGCACCGTCACGGGCAACGGCCTCAAGGACCCCGACTGGGCCGTCGCGGGCGCCCCGCAGCCCGTCACCGTACCGGTCGACGCCGCCGCCGCGGCCGAGAAGCTGGGCCTCGCCTGA
- a CDS encoding response regulator: MAKTRTRLLRSTYSQGVSGAYGRVLVVDDNKAIRQLIRVNLELEGFEVVTAADGVECLDLVHHICPDVITLDVVMPRLDGIQTATRLRSDPRTSHLPVAVVSACTSEEVDAGAAAGVDAFVAKPFDPEELVRVVHRLARGRGPLTAPLEDRSPLDGRRGAGRAGSAAG, encoded by the coding sequence GTGGCCAAAACCCGGACGCGGCTCCTCCGGTCGACCTACTCTCAAGGGGTGTCAGGGGCGTACGGCCGTGTGCTTGTTGTGGATGACAACAAGGCCATCCGGCAGCTGATCAGGGTCAACCTTGAGCTGGAGGGCTTCGAGGTCGTGACCGCGGCCGACGGTGTCGAGTGCCTCGATCTCGTGCACCACATCTGTCCGGATGTGATCACCCTCGATGTCGTCATGCCCCGGCTCGACGGCATACAGACCGCCACCCGCCTCCGCTCCGACCCCCGCACCAGCCATCTCCCCGTCGCCGTGGTCAGCGCCTGTACGTCCGAGGAGGTGGACGCGGGAGCGGCCGCCGGGGTCGACGCGTTCGTGGCGAAGCCCTTCGACCCGGAGGAGCTCGTGCGGGTGGTCCACCGCCTCGCGCGCGGCCGGGGCCCCCTGACGGCCCCGCTGGAGGACCGGTCGCCGCTCGACGGCAGACGCGGGGCGGGAAGGGCCGGGAGCGCCGCCGGGTGA
- the nrtL gene encoding ArgS-related anticodon-binding protein NrtL, producing MTPADLSRTVLRAVRRAVDEDALRAPVPARVRVERTRPGGSGDYACAVALQLAGPAALPAREVAGILRERMTAAPGVGRVEITGPGFLNFHLDDAAEAAARAALVHETGRRGIRYGWADGPTGQVHQLHHRREVRAAVVADAVARLLRARGALVRTTCEEAPDPDWARLGVTVDAYGRPPAPLRETRPVPAGATAGELLERLGPDAARWGLLRPATHDRAPLDGSLLVQAEGNPLFLVRYAHARARALTRGARLLGFTAASPQELSSVAEEASAVAGELPPVAGERPASEGKPPAPAGERPASGEGTPAPAEQIPDPAGERSASALHTLLADHPGVLADAARHQAPDRLARHLETVAAAFLDFHDTARPLPVGDEKPSAAHRSRLALAEAAGTVLAGGLALLGISAPEHL from the coding sequence GTGACCCCCGCCGATCTCTCCAGGACCGTGCTGCGCGCCGTGCGCCGCGCGGTCGACGAGGACGCCCTGCGCGCGCCCGTGCCCGCGCGCGTGCGGGTGGAGCGGACCAGGCCCGGCGGCAGCGGTGACTACGCCTGCGCCGTCGCCCTCCAGCTGGCCGGACCGGCCGCGCTGCCCGCCCGGGAGGTCGCCGGGATCCTGCGCGAGCGGATGACGGCCGCGCCCGGCGTGGGACGCGTCGAGATCACCGGCCCCGGGTTCCTGAACTTCCACCTCGACGACGCCGCCGAGGCGGCCGCCCGCGCCGCCCTCGTCCACGAGACCGGCCGGCGGGGTATCCGCTACGGCTGGGCCGACGGCCCCACCGGGCAGGTCCACCAGCTGCACCACCGCCGCGAGGTGCGGGCCGCGGTCGTGGCCGACGCCGTGGCCCGGCTGCTGCGCGCCCGGGGCGCCCTGGTGCGTACGACCTGCGAAGAGGCCCCCGACCCGGACTGGGCCCGCCTCGGCGTCACCGTCGACGCGTACGGACGCCCGCCCGCCCCGCTGCGCGAGACCCGGCCCGTGCCCGCCGGGGCCACCGCGGGCGAACTGCTGGAGCGGCTCGGTCCCGACGCGGCCCGCTGGGGGCTGCTGCGGCCCGCCACCCACGACCGTGCCCCGCTCGACGGCTCCCTCCTCGTCCAGGCGGAGGGCAACCCGCTCTTCCTGGTCCGCTACGCCCACGCCCGCGCCCGCGCGCTCACCCGGGGCGCCCGCCTGCTCGGCTTCACCGCAGCCTCCCCGCAGGAGCTGTCCTCCGTCGCGGAGGAGGCGTCCGCCGTCGCGGGCGAGCTGCCTCCCGTCGCGGGGGAGAGGCCCGCCTCCGAGGGGAAGCCGCCGGCCCCCGCGGGGGAGAGGCCCGCCTCCGGGGAGGGGACGCCGGCCCCCGCGGAGCAGATACCGGACCCCGCGGGGGAGAGGTCCGCCTCCGCGCTGCACACCCTCCTCGCCGACCACCCCGGCGTCCTCGCCGACGCCGCCCGGCACCAGGCCCCCGACCGGCTCGCCCGCCACCTGGAGACGGTCGCCGCGGCCTTCCTCGACTTCCACGACACCGCCCGGCCCCTCCCCGTCGGCGACGAGAAACCCTCGGCCGCCCACCGCTCCCGGCTGGCCCTTGCCGAAGCCGCCGGGACGGTGCTGGCCGGCGGCCTGGCCCTGCTCGGCATCAGCGCACCCGAACACCTCTGA
- the thrB gene encoding homoserine kinase, translating to MAGPAFRAAAVRVRVPATSANLGPGFDALGLSLGLYDDVVVRVADSGLHIDIAGEGAETLPRDESHLLVRSLRTAFDLLGGQPRGLEIVCANRIPHGRGLGSSSAAICAGIVAARAVTTGGEARLDDAALLELATEIEGHPDNVAACLLGGFTLAWMDGQSARAIRMDPAGSVVPVVFVPSTPVLTETARGLLPRTVPHVDAALNAGRAALLVEALARRPELLLAATEDRLHQEYRAPAMPQSVELVNRLRADGVPAVISGAGPTVLALADEASADKVALLAGEGWAADRLTLDAAGASVLPLAP from the coding sequence ATGGCCGGTCCCGCCTTCCGAGCCGCCGCCGTCCGGGTGCGCGTCCCCGCAACCAGCGCCAATCTGGGCCCGGGCTTCGACGCCCTGGGCCTCTCGCTGGGGCTCTACGACGACGTCGTCGTCCGGGTCGCCGATTCCGGACTGCACATCGACATCGCGGGTGAGGGCGCCGAGACGCTGCCCCGCGACGAGAGCCATCTGCTCGTCCGCTCCCTGCGCACCGCCTTCGACCTCCTCGGCGGGCAGCCCCGCGGCCTGGAGATCGTCTGCGCCAACCGCATCCCGCACGGCCGCGGCCTCGGCTCCTCCTCGGCCGCCATCTGCGCGGGCATCGTCGCCGCCCGCGCGGTGACGACCGGCGGCGAGGCACGCCTCGACGACGCCGCGCTGCTGGAGCTGGCCACCGAGATCGAGGGCCACCCGGACAACGTCGCCGCCTGCCTGCTCGGCGGTTTCACCCTCGCCTGGATGGACGGGCAGTCGGCCCGTGCGATCAGGATGGACCCCGCCGGATCCGTCGTCCCGGTGGTCTTCGTCCCGTCCACCCCGGTGCTCACCGAGACCGCCCGCGGTCTGCTCCCGCGCACCGTGCCGCACGTGGACGCCGCGCTCAACGCCGGCCGTGCCGCCCTGCTCGTCGAGGCCCTGGCCCGCCGCCCGGAACTGCTGCTCGCGGCCACCGAGGACCGGCTCCACCAGGAGTACCGGGCCCCGGCCATGCCGCAGAGCGTCGAGCTGGTGAACCGGCTGCGCGCCGACGGCGTGCCGGCCGTCATCTCCGGCGCGGGGCCGACCGTGCTGGCCCTGGCGGACGAGGCGTCCGCCGACAAGGTCGCCCTGCTGGCGGGCGAGGGCTGGGCCGCCGACCGGCTCACCCTCGACGCGGCGGGGGCGAGCGTACTGCCGCTCGCTCCGTAG
- a CDS encoding discoidin domain-containing protein, with translation MHGTTGPRPTGPGQNTPGTPGTSGVPAIVYDTEIRHHAGAHGGTRWQKAERLTVRLDRGEPSGLVELAWRSEGGAEATVVFDEGMTAFRGHRRTTDGTPQEYRGTRRRYRAGADKPFGHRARVFATETEDPHGPAAGGTLRLVLDDGGAPVERISWRDRRDTSISVVLRTVPPAGGTVPVEVAGVVASDEHTEADEVAGHLLTDGPGKWLGWDDRATLDFSLSEPAAVTAYTLTSGNDYRDRDPRDWRLQGSMDGTTWYTLDSRVDQAFPGRFQERAFTVVNSTAYQAYRIDIGRNWGGLPETQLNRVRLLTTDRPRLIGSTVPVAGVTANDEYRAAGEVAANVLHSGAGKWLARTRRAWLEFTLPGPAAVTAYTLTSANDHCARDPRDWVLEGSADGRTWTALDRRTDEIFPGRFLVREFGVAAPAAYPVYRLRVTRNEGDVGEVQLNRVQLLVKHDHRFPDPVEFHGFLRPADGPAAGYRGRSVTETADLEDPDTAPGGGGAVRP, from the coding sequence ATGCACGGCACGACCGGCCCCCGCCCGACCGGGCCCGGCCAGAACACCCCTGGCACACCTGGAACCTCGGGCGTTCCCGCGATCGTCTACGACACCGAGATCCGGCACCACGCCGGGGCCCACGGCGGGACGCGGTGGCAGAAGGCCGAGCGGCTGACGGTGCGTCTGGACCGGGGCGAACCGTCCGGCCTGGTGGAGCTGGCGTGGCGGTCCGAAGGCGGCGCGGAGGCCACCGTCGTGTTCGACGAGGGCATGACGGCCTTCCGCGGGCACCGGCGCACCACCGACGGGACGCCGCAGGAGTACCGCGGCACAAGAAGGCGGTACCGGGCCGGCGCCGACAAGCCCTTCGGCCACCGGGCGCGCGTCTTCGCCACCGAGACGGAAGACCCGCACGGCCCGGCGGCCGGCGGAACACTGCGCCTGGTCCTGGACGACGGCGGGGCCCCCGTCGAACGGATCAGCTGGCGCGACCGGCGGGACACCTCCATATCCGTGGTCCTGCGGACCGTGCCCCCGGCCGGCGGCACGGTGCCGGTGGAAGTGGCCGGGGTGGTGGCCAGCGACGAGCACACGGAGGCCGACGAGGTCGCCGGACACCTCCTCACCGACGGGCCGGGCAAATGGCTCGGCTGGGACGACAGGGCGACCCTGGACTTCTCGCTGTCCGAACCGGCCGCCGTCACCGCCTACACGCTCACCTCCGGCAACGACTACCGCGACCGCGACCCCCGGGACTGGCGGCTCCAGGGGTCGATGGACGGCACCACCTGGTACACACTCGACTCACGGGTGGACCAGGCCTTCCCCGGACGCTTCCAGGAACGCGCGTTCACGGTCGTCAACTCCACGGCGTACCAGGCGTACCGGATCGACATCGGCCGCAACTGGGGCGGGCTGCCGGAGACACAGCTGAACAGGGTCCGCCTGCTCACCACGGACCGGCCCCGGCTCATCGGCAGCACGGTGCCCGTGGCCGGGGTCACGGCCAACGACGAGTACCGGGCCGCCGGAGAGGTCGCGGCCAACGTGCTCCACTCCGGCGCGGGCAAGTGGCTCGCCCGCACCCGGCGGGCCTGGCTGGAGTTCACCCTCCCCGGCCCGGCCGCCGTCACCGCCTACACGCTCACCTCCGCCAACGACCACTGCGCCCGCGACCCGAGGGACTGGGTACTGGAAGGGTCCGCAGACGGCAGGACATGGACCGCCCTCGACCGGCGCACCGACGAGATCTTCCCCGGACGCTTCCTGGTACGCGAGTTCGGTGTGGCGGCCCCGGCCGCGTACCCCGTCTACCGGCTGCGCGTCACCCGTAACGAGGGCGACGTCGGTGAAGTGCAGCTGAACCGGGTGCAGCTGCTGGTGAAGCACGACCACCGCTTCCCCGACCCCGTCGAGTTCCACGGATTCCTGCGGCCCGCCGACGGCCCCGCCGCCGGCTACCGGGGCAGGAGCGTCACGGAGACGGCGGACCTGGAGGACCCGGACACGGCACCCGGCGGAGGCGGAGCGGTCAGACCCTGA
- a CDS encoding CopG family transcriptional regulator, producing MGEPTGKYSITMPRDIAEAAKVRSGHSGLSAYVAAAVARQIERDDLNELIAVGEAEHGPITDEEIQSLRDQLTRVRREQAQHGTSAA from the coding sequence ATGGGTGAGCCCACCGGCAAGTACTCGATCACCATGCCACGCGACATCGCCGAGGCGGCCAAGGTCCGCAGCGGGCACTCCGGTCTGTCCGCCTATGTGGCCGCAGCCGTCGCCCGCCAGATCGAACGCGACGACCTCAACGAACTCATCGCTGTCGGCGAAGCCGAGCACGGCCCGATCACGGACGAGGAGATCCAGTCCCTGCGTGATCAGCTCACGCGGGTGCGCCGCGAACAGGCACAGCACGGGACGAGCGCGGCGTGA
- a CDS encoding PIN domain-containing protein has translation MTRSPAVPGGTLVLDSEGLAKAVLRDRTLTGWLALARADDLRVITSAATLVEVVHPRINRPALEWTLSRLVVEPVTEPVARHAAALLADTGLHGHKYAIDAMLTATALAAPGPVTVLTSDPEDLIALCGGRLTVIRV, from the coding sequence GTGACCCGCTCTCCCGCGGTTCCTGGCGGCACTCTCGTCCTGGACAGTGAAGGACTGGCGAAAGCCGTCCTGCGTGACCGTACCCTCACCGGCTGGCTCGCCCTGGCCCGCGCCGACGACCTGCGTGTGATCACTTCCGCGGCCACCCTCGTCGAGGTGGTCCACCCCCGCATCAACCGCCCGGCCCTGGAATGGACACTCTCCCGTCTGGTCGTGGAACCGGTCACCGAACCGGTGGCCCGCCATGCCGCCGCCCTGCTCGCCGACACCGGCCTGCACGGCCACAAGTACGCCATCGACGCCATGCTCACCGCCACCGCCCTGGCCGCCCCCGGACCGGTCACCGTCCTCACCTCGGACCCGGAGGACCTCATCGCCCTCTGCGGTGGGCGCCTCACCGTCATCAGGGTCTGA
- a CDS encoding homoserine dehydrogenase codes for MMRTRPLKVALLGCGVVGSEVARIMTTHADDLAARIGAPVELAGVAVRRPSKVREGIDPALVTTDATALVERGDIDVVIEVIGGIEPARTLITTAFEHGTSVVSANKALLAQDGPALHAAAERHGRDLYYEAAVAGAIPLVRPLRESLAGDKVNRVLGIVNGTTNFILDRMDTSGAGYSEALDEATALGYAEADPTADVEGFDAAAKAAILAGIAFHTRVGIGEVHREGITEVTAADIASARRMGCTVKLLAICERAADGRSVTARVHPAMIPLSHPLASVREAYNAVFVEAEAAGQLMFYGPGAGGSPTASAVLGDLVAVCRNKLGETTGPGESAYTRLPVSPMGEVVTRYHISLDVADKPGVLAQVATVFAESGVSIDTVRQQSRQDPDGEASLVVVTHRAPDAALSGTVEALRKLDTVRGVASIMRVEGE; via the coding sequence ATGATGCGTACGCGTCCGCTGAAGGTGGCGCTGCTGGGCTGTGGAGTGGTCGGCTCAGAGGTGGCGCGCATCATGACGACGCACGCCGACGACCTCGCCGCGCGCATCGGCGCGCCGGTCGAACTCGCCGGCGTCGCCGTCCGCCGGCCCTCCAAGGTGCGGGAGGGCATCGACCCCGCCCTGGTCACCACCGATGCGACCGCCCTGGTCGAGCGCGGCGACATCGACGTGGTCATCGAGGTCATCGGCGGCATCGAGCCCGCCCGCACGCTGATCACCACCGCCTTCGAGCACGGCACCAGCGTCGTCTCCGCCAACAAGGCGCTGCTCGCCCAGGACGGCCCGGCCCTGCACGCCGCCGCCGAGCGGCACGGCAGGGACCTGTACTACGAGGCGGCCGTGGCCGGCGCCATCCCGCTCGTACGCCCGCTGCGCGAGTCCCTCGCCGGGGACAAGGTCAACCGGGTGCTCGGCATCGTCAACGGCACCACCAACTTCATCCTCGACCGGATGGACACCAGCGGCGCCGGCTACTCCGAGGCCCTCGACGAGGCCACCGCCCTCGGATACGCCGAGGCCGACCCGACCGCCGACGTGGAGGGCTTCGACGCCGCCGCCAAGGCCGCCATCCTCGCCGGGATCGCCTTCCACACCCGGGTCGGCATCGGTGAGGTGCACCGCGAGGGCATCACCGAGGTCACCGCGGCCGACATCGCCTCCGCCCGGCGCATGGGCTGCACAGTGAAACTCCTGGCGATCTGCGAGCGCGCCGCCGACGGCAGGTCCGTCACCGCCCGCGTGCACCCCGCGATGATCCCGCTCAGCCATCCGCTGGCCTCCGTCCGCGAGGCGTACAACGCGGTCTTCGTCGAGGCCGAGGCGGCCGGGCAGCTGATGTTCTACGGCCCCGGCGCCGGCGGCTCGCCGACCGCCTCCGCGGTCCTCGGCGACCTGGTCGCCGTGTGCCGCAACAAGCTCGGCGAGACCACCGGCCCCGGCGAGTCCGCGTACACCCGCCTGCCGGTCAGCCCCATGGGCGAGGTCGTCACGCGGTACCACATCAGTCTCGACGTTGCCGACAAACCTGGCGTGCTCGCCCAGGTCGCGACGGTCTTCGCCGAAAGCGGCGTATCCATCGATACGGTCCGCCAGCAGAGCCGACAGGACCCGGACGGCGAGGCATCCCTCGTCGTCGTCACCCACCGCGCGCCCGACGCCGCCCTGTCCGGGACCGTCGAGGCGCTGCGCAAGCTGGACACCGTGCGCGGTGTCGCCAGCATCATGCGTGTTGAAGGGGAGTAA